The Naumovozyma dairenensis CBS 421 chromosome 1, complete genome genomic interval taaaattttgaaatatgtCGAAATTGGTAAAAATGAAGGTGCTACATTAATTAGTGGTGGTGAAAGATTAGGTACTAAAGGTTATTTCGTTAGACCAACCATATTTGGTGatgttaaagaaaatatgcAGATTgtgaaagaagaaatttttgGTCCTGTAGTCACAATTTCTAAATTCAAAACTTTGGATGACGTAGTTAAAATGGCAAATGATTCAGAATATGGGTTAGCTGCTGGTATTCATACGACAAACATTAATAATGCTGTCAAAGTTGCAGATAGATTGAAAGCTGGTACCGTTTGGATTAATACATACAATGATTTCCATAGTGCTGTACCATTCGGAGGATTTAATGCATCTGGTTTAGGTCGTGAAATGTCATATGAAGCGTTAGATAATTACTTGCAAGTAAAAGCTGTTCGTGttaaattagaagattaAAAGATTGATACATTTATGacaaaattttattattatatattctctataaaatattcataaaGTGTTTAACAAATTTAtctttgtttatttttcagggttttcttgtttatttttgagtttgaagaagattatCGAAAGTGAATTTCTATAAACAATTAGAAAGAATCCAGAACCTTAAGTTTTATACTCCAACTGGAAGGCTATACTTTTGCTATACTCATAAATTTATACAATATAAAAATTGTGAGAGTCGATCAAATGATACTCTAAACCCCTTGAATGACAGGATGCACATATTTACAGGAAGGAGATTATATTAACTTCAAAGAATATTAGTGTACTCCAAGTAGCTAGAGAcgacaataataaatcaatatataGTAAACATACGGCAATCCATTGGCAATTAATCaagtatatattaatattaagtATCATACTAGATTGCTAATACAATaacaattaataatagGAACAATAGCTAAAACAACTTACTGATAACTCcagaagaacaagaataaACTGACACCTGTGGTCCTAATAGTTAACCAGCCCTTACGCGCCTTTTAcacatttttctttcattcaattcatatcattatcaataattaCGGTAATGTAGAGTACAcataattgataaataatgtagaaataaaaataaatatcacACTTTATTATACAATATCATATAAACCATAATAGTTATTCtcattcttcatcttcagaaAATTGTGCCCAACCTTGTGGTTTCTTTAATCTGTTTACGttgtaaaatttcaaagtaCAAGAATAATCCTGCCAAGTAAAGTCCTTTTCTGGTTTACAGTAACATTTATTCTTCACCCTGGTATCTAACTCAATTGGGCAGGCCGTATATGGAGGATGATAATAACCCATTTCACCGAAATGATGTATTTCATCTCTATCCAGGAACAGTGCTGCTGCCATACTATGGATTGGCGCATCACCCCACCTTTCATAAAAGAATCCACCTGCTTCATCTAAagctttgaaatatttggaatacGCTTCACTTCTCCAAAGATCAAGAGATGCTATCTCGAAATTAGACCAAAAATGACATctattaaatgattcacCATTATCGTCACTAATGAAATCTAACATATTATTTGGATGAATGAATTCCGGATTCTTGGCTAAGAATTTTTTAGTAGTATCCCATAGAGTCGGTATTGTTTGCATATACTCTTTCATCGATATTGAAAAcccatattttttgttattatcttgcataaatttgaaaacatcGTAATCAATGTCACAAAAGAACTTAACTTGTGGTTCGACTCTCCAATACCAATCATATTCTTTCAGCAAAGGATGCCTATAAAAAAATCCGCTCTCAAACCTACACATATGTCTATAAGAAATCGAATCACCgtaaataattttatcttctttcatttttttccgAACCGCGGCTGCTTTATCTTGATCAATCCATTCAGGGAAGGACCAATGTTCTTTAGGAATTCTACCATATTTGGCTGTCCCACTAACTATTATACTAGTGGcattaataaattcttcggtgaattcatcatcatttaaaaataCCCAatcatattgaaatttgtgATTAAATCGATCTTCCATAGATTTAATAGAATCTAATAATGACGAAAGATCTTTATTTCTAGCTAATGTGACGAACGTTGCCTTAGGCTTTTCTCCATGATAGGGTTCTTGCTTCAATTTAGTATAAATCAAGCTATTTTCTTTAAGTTCGTAACTTTGAGACGAGGATTGTTTGTTAAAAgttgatgatatatttaaaataatCACAAATAAAGTAGTGACCAGGGCCACTGCTGCAATTCTCTTTGCAGCTTTTCCATTCAAGGATCGAAATGTGACTTTACCCATCcttcaaagaaaagaagattcAAAtgtgttttgttttttacctttttttatccttttttattttgataacTTGTGAGGTAACTTCGTTGTATGCAACGTCTCTGATATAAAACTGGACATTTAGCATCCTCGAGTTTTGTTCAAATGAGTTGAATGGATCGACGCAGATTGCATTCATCGATCTTTCCTACTTGCCTTGCCACGTACGAATTCTTCAGGATTAAAAAAGGACACGTAGTGTACATGCTAAGGTAGAAATATGCTTTAAAGTTCGTAGATCTGTTTCGAACTGGTATTATTTCCTGCTAGAATGTAACAGTTATAGCGCCATGCCTTGAGACAGGAAGAAGTCATACGTAGGCAAAATCTATTGTAATTAGTGTTTAATTACATTCAACTTGTAATGATGTATATATGATGAGTAACCAAGCGCATACTGGTGCTATGGCCCGCTATCGTATCATATTAGTACTATCAATGGCCATAAGTAAGCCCTCCTTTGTCTATCTATTTAATGCATATTTACTGCCTGAACTGATGGTTGTTGATATAATtaagatattatattttattacaAAGTTAACAAAGCTTTTAAGAGGTTATTCGTGACATAGAATACTTCATATGTACGTACTATTTATCTTTCATCAGGAGGAAATTACCCAAGAAAGTGATTTTTATGGAAAGAAGGAAAgttattcttcttgttaACACTTGAggattgaaaataaatactCTTCCGCGACGAGCACCCTACGTAAAGTAGCTTAGAGAGTCCTTTTAGGGAGTG includes:
- the NDAI0A08900 gene encoding glycosyltransferase family 15 protein, producing the protein MGKVTFRSLNGKAAKRIAAVALVTTLFVIILNISSTFNKQSSSQSYELKENSLIYTKLKQEPYHGEKPKATFVTLARNKDLSSLLDSIKSMEDRFNHKFQYDWVFLNDDEFTEEFINATSIIVSGTAKYGRIPKEHWSFPEWIDQDKAAAVRKKMKEDKIIYGDSISYRHMCRFESGFFYRHPLLKEYDWYWRVEPQVKFFCDIDYDVFKFMQDNNKKYGFSISMKEYMQTIPTLWDTTKKFLAKNPEFIHPNNMLDFISDDNGESFNRCHFWSNFEIASLDLWRSEAYSKYFKALDEAGGFFYERWGDAPIHSMAAALFLDRDEIHHFGEMGYYHPPYTACPIELDTRVKNKCYCKPEKDFTWQDYSCTLKFYNVNRLKKPQGWAQFSEDEE